From Bacillus cereus group sp. RP43, the proteins below share one genomic window:
- a CDS encoding histidine kinase dimerization/phospho-acceptor domain-containing protein, protein MKRVSFRSKIIIKLLGAVAASFFISFSFTILIFLFVIEPLFKEHEEFGMFEANLALLFLFAFAIFNFIIIFLILVRKKIVYLKLISDNVNDIANGKLGLTIGIKGKDELTQLAQNINYMSKKLENTFEQERRLERTKNELITNVSHDLRTPLTSIIGYIDLLKKGQYDSKTQLQEYLETTYLKSKRLKYLIDELFEYTRLSGIDAKLNLNEVDLSGLLEQIVGEYIPIFEKESLIVQKFIPEETIPIFIDVEKMVRVYENLFVNAIKYSMKPSQLSICLELMGNKAILKISNKVEKPPVSDPNKLFERFFRGDKARKDDQGNGLGLAISKRIVELHHGNIHAKYKDGWMSFIVEHPIK, encoded by the coding sequence ATGAAGAGAGTTAGTTTTAGAAGTAAGATCATTATAAAACTTCTTGGTGCTGTAGCAGCTAGTTTTTTTATTTCGTTTAGTTTTACAATCCTCATTTTTCTATTCGTCATAGAACCATTATTTAAAGAACACGAAGAATTTGGTATGTTTGAAGCCAATTTGGCATTGTTGTTCTTATTCGCGTTCGCAATCTTTAACTTTATAATAATTTTTTTAATATTGGTTCGAAAGAAAATAGTATATTTGAAGCTCATTTCGGATAATGTGAATGATATTGCAAATGGAAAACTGGGTTTGACCATTGGGATTAAGGGGAAGGACGAACTGACCCAACTTGCTCAAAATATCAACTATATGTCCAAGAAATTGGAAAATACATTTGAACAAGAAAGACGATTAGAACGTACAAAAAATGAACTTATAACCAATGTATCTCATGACTTACGCACACCGTTAACATCTATTATTGGCTATATAGATTTATTAAAAAAAGGGCAATACGACAGTAAAACACAATTACAAGAATACCTCGAAACCACTTATTTAAAATCAAAGCGATTGAAATATTTAATTGATGAACTGTTTGAATATACCCGTTTATCAGGCATCGATGCTAAGTTAAACCTTAATGAAGTTGATTTATCAGGTTTGCTGGAGCAAATAGTTGGAGAATACATTCCTATATTTGAAAAGGAAAGTTTAATCGTTCAAAAATTTATCCCGGAAGAAACAATACCTATCTTCATTGATGTAGAAAAAATGGTACGTGTTTATGAAAATCTGTTTGTGAATGCGATAAAGTACAGCATGAAACCATCTCAATTATCAATATGTCTGGAACTAATGGGTAACAAAGCAATTTTGAAAATATCAAATAAAGTCGAAAAACCGCCTGTTAGCGACCCCAATAAATTGTTTGAAAGGTTTTTCAGGGGGGACAAGGCAAGAAAAGATGACCAGGGAAATGGTCTCGGGCTTGCTATCTCAAAAAGAATTGTTGAACTTCATCATGGTAATATACATGCAAAATATAAAGACGGCTGGATGTCCTTTATTGTTGAACATCCAATCAAATAG
- a CDS encoding ATP-binding protein yields MKMKRITYKLFMTTSLILLAFATLIYVTLYFFLPKFYEKYKTDQLQTGIEEIIDKSKDLTLQNATPLVDEYAQKNNAVIYLQDNEGTIIYSPSFTFLQSTIQGGAIQGGTQAKGFVKAVPSRSLDNPSNSYEATKPIQFQDVNLTLVVFATFQPIDEASQVLVRFLPFISIIVLVIGLGSAYFYSRFITKPLIYINEGAQKMANLDFSEKIEVRSMDELGELSNSLNDMSINLQQAIFDLQKANQQLKSDIEKEREIETKRREFFAIVAHELKTPLTVMKGYLEGMIYNIGPYQNRDQYLKKNHQIIGSMEQLVREILSTSKLEQHTFKPQVEEVNLSKLIGTITKDLEFFASQKDIQIIKEVDSDIFVYTDCVLLEKACKNIIHNAIMYSPLNEKVYIKLSQKSKQNYIEMQVLNTGVEIKEENIQHIFEPFYRIEKSRNRNTGGSGLGLYIVKQIFESLSITYSMNNTKQGVQFLVTIPLSIK; encoded by the coding sequence ATGAAGATGAAGAGAATCACCTATAAACTCTTTATGACTACATCCCTCATTTTGTTAGCCTTTGCAACCTTAATTTATGTAACTTTATACTTCTTTCTCCCTAAATTTTATGAGAAATACAAAACAGATCAGCTTCAAACGGGAATCGAAGAAATAATTGATAAATCTAAAGATCTTACGCTTCAAAATGCAACACCACTTGTTGATGAATACGCACAAAAAAATAATGCAGTGATCTACCTTCAAGATAATGAGGGAACAATTATTTATTCTCCTTCTTTTACTTTTCTTCAAAGTACTATTCAAGGAGGTGCTATTCAAGGGGGGACTCAAGCAAAAGGTTTTGTTAAAGCAGTACCATCAAGGAGTTTAGATAATCCTAGTAATTCATATGAGGCTACCAAGCCAATACAATTCCAAGATGTTAACTTAACGCTTGTGGTGTTCGCAACATTTCAACCGATCGATGAAGCATCACAGGTCTTGGTACGTTTTCTTCCCTTTATTAGTATCATTGTACTGGTTATTGGTTTAGGAAGTGCTTATTTCTATTCAAGGTTTATTACAAAACCACTTATTTATATTAATGAAGGTGCACAAAAGATGGCAAACTTAGATTTCTCCGAAAAAATTGAGGTTCGTTCTATGGATGAATTAGGGGAATTGTCCAATAGCTTGAACGATATGTCCATAAATTTACAACAAGCAATTTTTGATTTACAAAAAGCGAATCAGCAATTGAAAAGTGATATTGAAAAAGAAAGAGAAATAGAAACAAAGCGACGGGAATTTTTTGCTATTGTAGCACATGAATTAAAAACTCCTCTTACTGTTATGAAAGGTTACTTAGAAGGGATGATATATAATATCGGCCCTTATCAAAATCGTGACCAATATTTAAAGAAAAATCATCAAATAATTGGAAGTATGGAACAACTGGTTCGCGAAATTTTAAGCACGTCAAAACTAGAACAACATACCTTTAAACCACAAGTAGAAGAAGTAAATCTTTCGAAGTTAATAGGTACAATCACAAAAGACCTCGAATTTTTTGCTTCTCAAAAAGACATTCAAATAATAAAAGAAGTCGATTCTGACATTTTTGTTTATACGGATTGTGTTCTTTTAGAAAAAGCTTGTAAAAACATCATTCATAATGCAATTATGTATTCACCACTTAACGAAAAGGTCTATATAAAGTTAAGCCAAAAATCTAAGCAAAACTATATCGAAATGCAAGTCCTTAATACAGGTGTCGAAATTAAAGAAGAGAATATACAACATATATTCGAACCCTTTTATCGAATCGAAAAGTCAAGAAATCGGAATACTGGAGGGAGTGGCTTAGGATTATATATTGTAAAACAAATTTTCGAATCTCTTTCTATCACGTATTCTATGAATAATACCAAACAAGGCGTACAATTTTTGGTTACCATTCCATTATCCATCAAGTAA
- a CDS encoding helix-turn-helix transcriptional regulator, which produces MFWKFGGKNRTKLGDFLDRNGFTQNDLEKTAKLSRPTVSKACNDKEYIPSPTVMKKILKVIRQIKPNVKSTDFWDM; this is translated from the coding sequence GTGTTTTGGAAATTCGGAGGGAAAAACCGAACGAAATTAGGTGATTTTTTAGATCGGAATGGCTTCACCCAAAATGATTTAGAAAAGACCGCGAAATTAAGTCGTCCTACAGTTTCAAAGGCGTGCAATGATAAAGAATACATACCTAGTCCAACTGTAATGAAAAAGATTTTAAAAGTTATTAGGCAAATAAAACCAAACGTTAAATCTACCGACTTTTGGGATATGTAA
- a CDS encoding ATP-binding cassette domain-containing protein — MIKPVVDVKNIQKLYGKKGENQSHALKSVSFSIQEGEFVGIMGPSGSGKTTLLNVISTLDKATGGVVEIAGTDITKMKQGELSDFRSQKLGFIFQDFNLLENLSIYENIALPLSLQGVSSRNIGPKVEKVADMLGISAILQKYPSEVSGGQKQRSAAARALVHEPAIILGDEPTGALDSKNATSLLDAMTNLNKEQGVSIMMVTHDPYSASYCQRILFIQDGELYKEIHRGGTRDEFYKKILDVLADLGTQKA, encoded by the coding sequence ATGATAAAACCAGTTGTAGATGTAAAAAACATTCAAAAATTGTACGGTAAAAAAGGTGAGAATCAATCACATGCATTAAAAAGTGTTTCATTCTCAATTCAAGAAGGTGAGTTCGTTGGAATTATGGGACCTTCTGGTTCTGGTAAAACGACATTATTAAATGTAATTTCAACGCTTGATAAAGCGACAGGCGGCGTTGTTGAAATTGCAGGAACGGATATTACGAAAATGAAGCAAGGTGAGCTTTCTGATTTCCGTTCGCAAAAGTTAGGATTCATTTTCCAAGACTTTAACTTATTAGAGAACTTATCTATTTACGAAAACATCGCACTTCCACTTTCACTTCAAGGTGTTTCATCACGAAATATTGGACCGAAAGTAGAAAAGGTAGCTGATATGTTAGGAATTTCAGCAATTCTTCAAAAGTATCCATCTGAAGTATCTGGTGGACAGAAGCAGCGTTCAGCAGCAGCGCGCGCTTTAGTACATGAGCCTGCGATTATTTTAGGGGACGAGCCAACAGGAGCTCTCGATTCTAAAAATGCAACCAGTTTACTTGATGCAATGACAAACTTAAATAAAGAACAAGGTGTATCGATTATGATGGTTACGCATGATCCATATAGTGCAAGTTATTGTCAACGTATTTTATTTATTCAAGATGGTGAGCTATATAAAGAAATTCATCGCGGTGGTACACGTGATGAGTTTTATAAAAAAATTTTAGACGTGCTTGCAGACTTAGGCACACAAAAAGCGTAA
- a CDS encoding FtsK/SpoIIIE domain-containing protein, with the protein MGIIKEWFRTQRLRNQLMEVFGKAGLYTEHQTRGGKVPIYPKIHNVSSSKESVRYVFTIPNGLDPQKIEKKWFCFQQILGRNLTIEGDMKKFVLHAFHSAAGLKPYKYCYKEWQPLLKEYRLPVVVGRDQFGKTITYDMVDSNTPHLLIAGETGSGKSSMVRVVLSTLIQYMSPEKLHLYLGDLKNSEFHFLRRVKHVKEVCMEEIEMKIMLQKLWKEIRERRKLMEEYEVDHIDAYNKLNPDHPKAYILLAIDEVAMLKDEKECMTTIEKISAVGRSLGVFLMLSMQRPDAKVLDGKLKLNMTVRIGFKCDSVINSNIMGTPGSEHLELSGQMILKRNGLKKVQAPYLELSKAKQIVEPYRMSKEEKILQNSSQEEIPLFGVLDDEE; encoded by the coding sequence ATGGGAATTATAAAGGAGTGGTTTCGTACGCAAAGGTTAAGGAATCAGCTTATGGAGGTGTTCGGAAAAGCAGGTTTATATACGGAACATCAAACGCGTGGGGGAAAAGTGCCTATTTATCCAAAGATACATAATGTTTCCTCTTCGAAAGAAAGCGTGAGATATGTATTTACCATCCCAAACGGATTAGATCCACAGAAAATCGAAAAGAAGTGGTTCTGTTTTCAGCAAATATTAGGACGGAATCTTACGATTGAAGGGGATATGAAAAAGTTTGTACTACATGCATTCCATTCAGCTGCTGGACTAAAACCTTACAAGTACTGTTATAAAGAATGGCAGCCATTATTAAAAGAATACCGTCTTCCTGTTGTGGTTGGCCGGGATCAATTTGGAAAAACGATTACGTACGATATGGTTGATTCCAATACACCACACTTATTAATAGCAGGAGAAACGGGAAGCGGGAAAAGTAGTATGGTACGTGTTGTATTATCCACACTTATTCAATATATGTCTCCTGAAAAGTTGCATTTGTACCTTGGTGACTTAAAAAACTCTGAATTTCATTTTTTGCGTAGAGTGAAGCATGTGAAAGAAGTTTGTATGGAAGAAATTGAAATGAAAATAATGCTTCAAAAGTTATGGAAGGAAATCAGAGAACGAAGAAAACTTATGGAAGAATATGAAGTTGATCATATTGATGCGTACAACAAATTAAATCCTGATCATCCAAAAGCATATATTCTACTTGCTATCGATGAAGTGGCCATGCTAAAAGATGAAAAAGAGTGTATGACTACAATTGAAAAGATCTCAGCGGTCGGCCGATCACTTGGGGTGTTTCTTATGCTTAGTATGCAGCGGCCAGATGCGAAAGTGTTAGATGGTAAGTTAAAGCTCAATATGACCGTAAGAATTGGCTTTAAATGTGATAGTGTAATTAATAGTAATATCATGGGTACTCCTGGTTCAGAGCATTTAGAGCTATCAGGCCAAATGATTTTAAAACGAAATGGATTAAAGAAAGTGCAAGCTCCTTATTTGGAATTAAGTAAGGCGAAACAAATTGTTGAACCATATCGCATGTCTAAAGAGGAGAAAATACTCCAGAATTCATCGCAAGAAGAAATTCCGTTATTTGGGGTGTTAGATGATGAAGAGTAG
- a CDS encoding YolD-like family protein, with translation MNNANMPKGRGMVKWTPFAAMPEQFAGIREIIKEKNKVTRPILTAEEKELIENMLLCSLLSEEEILITYYEDGYLLSSYMTVVGIDQQHSAVICTDAFYNKMKLQFSNIIDVK, from the coding sequence ATGAACAACGCGAATATGCCAAAAGGAAGAGGAATGGTAAAATGGACTCCGTTCGCTGCGATGCCGGAGCAGTTTGCTGGTATTCGTGAAATCATCAAGGAGAAAAACAAAGTAACTCGGCCGATCTTAACCGCTGAAGAAAAAGAACTGATCGAGAACATGTTGCTATGTTCCTTATTATCTGAAGAAGAAATACTAATTACATATTATGAGGATGGTTATTTACTCTCTAGCTACATGACTGTTGTTGGTATTGACCAGCAACATAGTGCTGTTATATGTACCGATGCTTTTTATAATAAAATGAAACTACAATTTTCTAATATAATAGACGTAAAATAG
- a CDS encoding Y-family DNA polymerase: MYDYSILPNRIVLCVDLRSFYASVSCIKMGLDPLHTKLAVVGDVKRNGSIVLAATPPLKALGVKKMARLYEIPRRKDILVVNPIMGTYIKCSNYITKLALQYVPIEDFHQYSIDEFFMDITNSIHLFANEPYEFALKFKREIYKKTRIECTIGIGPNPLMSKIALDVEAKKTKDCIAYWKYEDVPIKLWPIRPLSKFWGISSKTEAKLNRKGIHSIEDLAKYPLKYLKQSFGVIGEELHLHSNGIDFSRIAEKYIPATTSIGKSQILMRDYTIEEFPIILLEHIEEVCYRLRRHNKLAQTIQFSIGYSKNYAGGFRKTHTLNRPTNLTMDIYRICTYFLHELYTGEPLRSINVSLTNLINEGEEQISLFDNIIQREKEIKLTKVMDEIRTKFGKNSILRGISYTNSATARYRNTLLGGHKS, encoded by the coding sequence GTGTATGACTACTCAATTTTGCCGAATCGAATTGTTTTATGTGTAGATCTTCGTAGTTTTTATGCAAGCGTGTCCTGTATCAAGATGGGCTTAGACCCACTGCATACCAAATTAGCTGTAGTAGGAGATGTGAAGAGAAATGGCTCTATTGTTTTGGCTGCAACACCACCATTAAAGGCATTAGGTGTTAAGAAAATGGCAAGGTTGTACGAAATACCACGGCGTAAAGACATTCTTGTGGTAAACCCAATCATGGGAACTTATATAAAATGCTCAAATTACATAACAAAATTAGCTCTACAATACGTTCCTATTGAAGATTTTCACCAATACAGCATCGATGAATTCTTTATGGATATTACAAATAGTATCCATTTGTTTGCCAATGAGCCATATGAATTCGCGTTAAAATTCAAACGTGAAATATATAAGAAAACAAGAATTGAATGCACGATTGGGATTGGGCCTAATCCTTTAATGAGTAAGATCGCTTTAGATGTGGAAGCGAAGAAGACAAAAGACTGCATCGCATATTGGAAGTACGAAGATGTACCCATAAAATTATGGCCGATACGACCACTTAGTAAGTTTTGGGGAATTTCGAGTAAAACAGAAGCAAAGTTAAATCGAAAAGGAATACATTCAATTGAAGACTTAGCGAAATATCCGCTCAAATACTTAAAACAAAGTTTTGGAGTTATTGGCGAAGAATTACACCTACATAGCAACGGCATTGATTTTAGCCGCATTGCAGAAAAATACATACCAGCAACAACTTCAATTGGTAAGAGCCAAATACTCATGCGTGATTACACAATAGAAGAATTTCCAATTATCCTTCTGGAACATATCGAAGAAGTTTGCTATCGGCTGCGAAGACATAATAAACTTGCTCAAACCATACAATTTTCTATTGGTTATAGTAAAAATTACGCTGGCGGTTTCAGGAAAACTCACACTTTGAACCGACCTACCAATTTAACAATGGATATTTATCGAATTTGTACATACTTTTTACATGAGTTATATACGGGTGAACCCCTAAGATCGATTAATGTTTCTTTAACCAACTTAATCAATGAAGGCGAAGAACAAATCTCTCTTTTCGATAACATCATACAACGCGAAAAAGAAATAAAATTAACTAAGGTAATGGATGAAATACGCACTAAATTTGGCAAGAACAGCATATTAAGAGGCATTTCTTATACAAATAGTGCTACAGCAAGATACAGAAACACATTGTTAGGGGGACATAAATCATGA
- a CDS encoding response regulator, with protein sequence MESNILIVDDDKEIRNLISVYLENEGLKTQKAEDAMEALQLLEEKEFDLIILDIMMPNMDGIEACMKIREDRNMPIIMLSAKSEDIDKIHGLASGADDYLSKPFNPLELIARVKSQLRRFKKYNTSIEHNKSILEIGDLTVNTDTRQVWVRGKKTRLTPKEFDILELLACNKGVVLSVAKIYEAVWKEVFYKSDNTVMVHITKIRDKIEEDSKHPIYIKTVWGIGYKI encoded by the coding sequence ATGGAGTCAAACATTCTTATTGTCGATGATGATAAAGAGATTAGAAATCTTATCTCTGTTTATTTGGAAAATGAAGGTCTGAAAACTCAAAAAGCAGAAGATGCTATGGAAGCTTTACAACTGTTAGAAGAAAAGGAGTTTGATCTGATTATTTTAGATATTATGATGCCTAATATGGATGGTATTGAAGCGTGTATGAAGATTAGGGAAGACCGCAATATGCCTATCATCATGCTATCTGCAAAATCTGAGGATATAGACAAAATTCATGGTCTAGCCTCTGGTGCAGACGATTATTTATCAAAACCGTTTAACCCATTGGAATTAATCGCTAGGGTAAAATCCCAATTAAGAAGATTTAAAAAATATAATACGTCAATAGAACATAATAAAAGCATTCTAGAAATTGGTGACTTAACCGTGAATACAGATACACGTCAAGTATGGGTAAGAGGAAAGAAAACAAGGTTAACTCCAAAAGAGTTTGATATTCTCGAACTACTTGCCTGTAACAAAGGGGTTGTCCTGAGCGTTGCAAAAATATATGAAGCCGTTTGGAAAGAGGTTTTTTATAAATCAGATAATACCGTCATGGTGCATATTACAAAAATAAGAGACAAAATTGAAGAGGATTCTAAACATCCCATTTATATTAAAACTGTTTGGGGAATTGGGTATAAAATATGA
- a CDS encoding lysozyme family protein translates to MKDMSKKQIIKVFLISILGLGTMLGILYINHKTNIQQNKALATEKRVLQYEPTLKKELEKYNLGGKTAVLLGIMYQESRGEGNDPMQSSESLGLKPNEIQETSLSIEQGVKHFAKMYKYGTEKDVSMDAIIQSYNMGPGYIDFIASQEVKQHSEDSAKKFSKMKVDQNPAMYTCGGNKNNFRYPYCYGDFTYATKVNEKTKLIEELLRNVHNSSK, encoded by the coding sequence ATGAAGGATATGAGTAAAAAACAAATTATTAAAGTATTCCTTATTAGTATTTTAGGTTTAGGAACAATGCTTGGAATACTATATATTAATCATAAAACTAATATTCAACAAAATAAAGCGCTCGCTACCGAAAAACGTGTATTGCAATATGAGCCTACCTTGAAAAAAGAATTAGAAAAATATAATTTAGGAGGGAAAACAGCAGTTTTATTAGGAATTATGTACCAAGAGAGTAGAGGTGAGGGAAACGACCCTATGCAGTCATCTGAATCACTTGGATTAAAGCCAAATGAAATTCAAGAGACAAGCTTGAGCATTGAACAAGGGGTAAAACACTTTGCTAAAATGTACAAATATGGAACGGAAAAAGATGTTAGCATGGATGCAATTATTCAAAGCTATAATATGGGACCAGGGTATATTGATTTTATTGCCAGTCAAGAAGTTAAACAACACTCGGAAGATTCGGCTAAAAAGTTTTCTAAGATGAAAGTTGATCAAAATCCAGCGATGTACACTTGTGGTGGAAATAAAAATAATTTTAGGTATCCATATTGTTATGGTGATTTCACATATGCCACAAAGGTGAATGAAAAAACAAAACTTATTGAAGAACTTCTTCGAAATGTACATAACTCTTCTAAATAA
- a CDS encoding replication-relaxation family protein — translation MKRFRCMSRDDIIDLHFQGLKNAVTCCNTVMKRLRRDGYVDANVLQHPYIYFPQPSSIRKTSQKIPHFLGIVDVYKQLVHYENPKLFKVEPKYGKEYMEPDAFTIWRRSPFFIEVQKSVYSKKIMQDKINRYELYFHSQEWHNESWQPKVSKFFPSILIITGKHYDVQSPHLRIFQANSIESFMKNLAVKS, via the coding sequence TTGAAGCGATTTAGATGTATGTCCCGTGACGATATTATTGACTTGCATTTTCAAGGCTTAAAGAATGCGGTAACTTGTTGTAATACGGTTATGAAACGATTAAGAAGAGACGGCTATGTTGATGCTAACGTATTACAGCACCCATACATTTATTTTCCGCAGCCAAGTTCTATCAGAAAGACAAGTCAAAAAATCCCTCATTTCCTTGGTATTGTGGACGTATACAAACAACTCGTTCATTATGAAAATCCTAAACTATTTAAAGTTGAACCAAAGTATGGGAAAGAATATATGGAGCCGGATGCTTTTACTATATGGCGTAGATCACCATTCTTTATTGAAGTTCAAAAGTCAGTGTACAGTAAAAAAATAATGCAAGATAAGATAAACAGATACGAGTTATACTTCCATAGCCAAGAATGGCACAATGAATCCTGGCAACCGAAAGTTTCTAAATTCTTTCCTTCAATCCTTATCATTACTGGCAAACATTACGACGTTCAATCTCCTCATTTACGTATATTTCAGGCGAATTCTATAGAAAGTTTTATGAAAAATTTAGCGGTGAAATCATAA
- a CDS encoding response regulator, producing MTTRGDIKMNYHILVVEDDQEIQELIKQFLMTQQYKVIVASDGLEGMKQFNKQSFDLILLDVMMPNLNGFEVAKMIRSQSNIPIIMLTALEEEQDQMKGFDLGIDDYITKPFSFHVLMRRVEAVLRRSNNQSTDNHFVFRELHVDGDAYKVYVNKVEVPLTTKEFEILQLLLQNEKKVLTRENIVEKVWGYEYAGDTRMIDTHMKNIRKKLDIPYIKTVKGIGYKIDE from the coding sequence ATGACTACAAGAGGTGATATAAAGATGAACTATCATATTCTGGTGGTAGAAGATGATCAAGAAATACAAGAATTAATCAAACAATTTTTAATGACACAACAGTATAAAGTTATAGTTGCTTCAGATGGATTAGAGGGCATGAAACAATTTAATAAGCAGTCCTTCGATTTAATTCTTCTAGATGTGATGATGCCAAACCTGAATGGATTTGAAGTTGCCAAAATGATTCGAAGTCAGTCAAATATACCAATTATTATGCTAACTGCGCTAGAAGAAGAACAAGATCAAATGAAAGGATTTGATCTTGGAATCGATGATTATATTACGAAACCTTTTTCTTTTCATGTTTTGATGAGACGAGTCGAAGCAGTACTGAGAAGAAGTAATAATCAAAGTACGGATAATCATTTTGTATTTAGAGAACTACATGTCGATGGCGATGCATATAAAGTATATGTAAATAAAGTTGAGGTTCCCCTAACGACAAAAGAATTCGAAATTTTGCAACTACTACTTCAAAATGAAAAAAAGGTACTCACAAGAGAAAATATCGTAGAAAAAGTTTGGGGATATGAGTATGCCGGAGACACACGAATGATTGATACGCATATGAAAAACATACGAAAAAAATTAGATATACCCTACATTAAAACAGTAAAGGGCATTGGTTATAAAATCGATGAATAG